A stretch of Tripterygium wilfordii isolate XIE 37 chromosome 11, ASM1340144v1, whole genome shotgun sequence DNA encodes these proteins:
- the LOC120009457 gene encoding SKP1-like protein 1B: MSTSRKITLKSSDGETFEVDEAVALESQTIKHMIEDDCADNGIPLPNVTSKILSKVIEYSKKHVDAAKAEERPANADDELKAWDAEFVKVDQATLFDLILAANYLNIKSLLDLTCQTVADMIKGKTPEEIRKTFNIKNDFTPEEEEEVRRENQWAFE; the protein is encoded by the exons ATGTCGACTAGCAGGAAAATCACTCTGAAGAGCTCCGATGGAGAGACTTTCGAGGTCGACGAGGCTGTGGCCTTGGAATCGCAGACTATTAAGCACATGATCGAGGACGATTGTGCCGATAACGGGATCCCGCTTCCCAACGTGACCAGCAAGATCCTCTCGAAGGTTATTGAGTACAGCAAAAAGCATGTCGACGCTGCAAAGGCCGAGGAGCGCCCGGCAAATGCTGACGATGAGCTCAAGGCTTGGGACGCCGAATTCGTCAAGGTCGACCAGGCCACCCTCTTTGATCTCATCCTG GCTGCCAACTATCTCAATATCAAGAGCTTGCTGGACCTTACTTGCCAGACGGTGGCAGATATGATCAAGGGAAAAACACCAGAGGAGATCCGCAAGACTTTCAACATCAAGAATGACTTTACAccagaggaagaggaggaggttCGTCGGGAGAACCAATGGGCTTTTGAGTGA
- the LOC120008416 gene encoding uncharacterized protein LOC120008416: MSAAAGSSVLLLFIIVSTSVYVNVVYMAAGGASVNIPANETVPAVIAFGDSIVDSGNNNFLETVIKCNFPPYGKDFKGGLPTGRFCDGRVPSDLIAEELGIKETVPAYLDPTLKPQDLITGVSFASGGSGYDPLTPKLVSVISLSDQIGYFKDYIMKLKMSVGEERTNFILSKSIFVVVAGSDDIANTYFALRVRKIQYDVPAYTDLIANSASTFIKELYELGARRMAVFSAPPIGCVPSQRTLGGGIQRECAEDPNKAALLFNSKLSAQLDNLATSLPNSRIVYIDIYNPLLDLIKNPTQHGFEVSNKGCCGTGNLEVAILCNQIVSEACPNASSYVFWDSYHPTEKGYSVLVKQLLSKYSISSAAALFKVLLLICVLVGVCLRRSEGVIKLPGNSTVPAVILFGDSIVDTGNNNKLQTPAKCNFPPYGREFKGGMPTGRFSNGKVPADFLVEELGIKELLPAYQDPNLQPKDLLTGVNFASGGAGFDPLTSQIAMCYSLEDQLNQFKEYRGKVTGLIGEAGASNLVALSLVLVVASSNDIATTYFDSRIRQAHYDIGTYTDIVVRSASDYVKELYGVGARRIGLFGAPPLGCIPSSRTVAGGIQRECNDTYNQASQLLNSKLAAELSILNDDLPGATVVYIDIYNPIQDIIDNPGKYGFNIVNKGCCGTGLIEASVFCNQFSPHTCPDDSGYLFWDGFHPTEKAYKILTTEIIKNSVNQFLCGDTPC; the protein is encoded by the exons ATGTCTGCTGCAGCTGGTTCTTCAGTACTATTATTGTTCATAATAGTGAGTACTAGTGTGTATGTTAATGTTGTATACATGGCAGCGGGAGGAGCTTCAGTGAATATTCCGGCCAATGAAACTGTTCCGGCGGTAATCGCGTTCGGGGATTCGATTGTGGATTCAGGGAACAACAACTTTCTTGAAACTGTAATCAAATGTAATTTCCCTCCTTATGGTAAGGATTTCAAGGGAGGACTTCCTACTGGAAGGTTTTGTGATGGAAGAGTCCCTTCTGACTTGATTG CCGAAGAACTTGGAATCAAAGAAACGGTGCCAGCATATTTAGATCCAACGTTGAAACCTCAAGATCTTATCACAGGAGTCTCATTTGCTTCAGGAGGCTCAGGATACGATCCTCTCACACCCAAATTGGTA TCAGTGATATCACTATCAGATCAAATTGGTTACTTCAAAGATTACataatgaagctgaaaatgagTGTTGGAGAAGAGAGAACAAACTTCATTTTGAGCAAAAGTATCTTCGTTGTAGTAGCAGGCAGCGATGACATAGCCAACACTTACTTTGCCCTTCGAGTTAGAAAAATCCAGTATGATGTTCCTGCCTACACTGATCTCATAGCTAACTCTGCTTCCACTTTCATTAAG GAATTATATGAGTTGGGGGCAAGAAGAATGGCAGTTTTCAGTGCACCACCGATCGGGTGTGTACCATCACAAAGAACACTAGGAGGAGGTATCCAAAGAGAGTGTGCAGAGGATCCCAACAAAGCAGCCTTGCTCTTCAACTCCAAATTATCTGCACAGTTAGATAACCTAGCCACTTCCTTACCTAACAGCAGGATTGTCTACATTGATATCTATAATCCTCTGCTTGATCTCATCAAAAACCCCACTCAACATG GGTTTGAAGTGTCGAACAAAGGTTGTTGCGGCACGGGGAATTTGGAGGTGGCAATACTCTGCAACCAGATTGTTTCAGAGGCATGTCCAAATGCATCGAGTTATGTGTTTTGGGATAGTTATCATCCTACAGAGAAGGGATACAGTGTACTTGTTAAGCAACTACTCAGCAAAtact CAATTTCTTCAGCAGCAGCTTTGTTCAAGGTATTGTTGTTGATATGTGTATTGGTGGGTGTTTGTTTAAGGAGAAGTGAAGGTGTAATTAAGCTTCCAGGGAACAGCACAGTACCAGCAGTGATACTGTTTGGAGACTCAATAGTGGATACTGGTAACAACAATAAGCTCCAAACTCCTGCCAAATGCAACTTCCCTCCTTATGGGAGGGAATTTAAAGGTGGGATGCCAACTGGGAGATTCTCCAATGGCAAAGTCCCTGCTGATTTTCTAG TGGAAGAACTGGGGATTAAAGAGCTATTGCCGGCATATCAGGATCCGAATTTGCAACCTAAAGACCTACTCACCGGTGTAAACTTCGCCTCCGGTGGCGCAGGCTTTGATCCTTTGACATCACAGATAGCC ATGTGCTATTCATTAGAGGATCAGTTGAACCAGTTCAAAGAATACAGAGGAAAAGTGACAGGGCTCATCGGTGAAGCAGGGGCAAGTAACCTTGTAGCTCTGTCTCTGGTTTTAGTGGTAGCTAGCAGCAATGATATTGCGACTACCTATTTCGATTCGCGTATCAGGCAAGCACATTATGATATCGGTACCTACACTGACATTGTTGTCCGATCGGCTTCCGATTACGTCAAG GAATTATATGGCGTCGGAGCACGAAGGATCGGCCTTTTCGGTGCTCCGCCACTAGGATGTATCCCGTCGTCGAGAACTGTGGCCGGCGGCATACAAAGAGAGTGTAATGATACCTACAATCAAGCTTCACAATTGTTAAACTCCAAACTAGCTGCAGAGTTGAGCATCCTCAATGACGACTTGCCCGGTGCAACTGTGGTTTATATTGATATCTATAACCCTATACAAGACATCATCGATAACCCAGGAAAATATG GGTTTAACATTGTGAACAAAGGATGTTGTGGCACAGGACTAATAGAAGCATCAGTGTTTTGTAACCAGTTCAGCCCACACACATGTCCAGATGATTCAGGTTATCTTTTCTGGGATGGGTTTCATCCCACAGAGAAGGCTTACAAGATTCTCACCACGGAAATTATCAAGAATTCTGTCAACCAATTCTTGTGTGGTGATACACCCTGTTGA
- the LOC120009456 gene encoding CO(2)-response secreted protease-like isoform X2, whose protein sequence is MRNLFVFFLSSFLLFVLFFKANEASAGDKDGVYIVYMGAAGSATSDNHAKLLNSVLRRKANAVVYNYRHGISGFAARLSADEAHLLARKPGVVSVFPDPLLELHTTRSWDFLKYQTDIKIDSTTSSDSNSSSDDTIIGFLDTGIWPESESFNDKEMDPIPSRWKGICMEGPDFNASNCNRKIIGARFYNDASRTTIKSNSARDQVGHGTHVAATAAGREVQSVSYYGLAKGTAKGGSPGSRIAVYQVCGSGCAGSSILAAFDDAIADAFHAVANGITVVCSAGNEGPSSGSVVNDAPWILTVAASTIDRDFESDVVLGDKTVLKGEAINFADIQKSPVYSMIDGKAAKKATASDSEARNCYPGSLNKTLVEGKIVLCENEENEDDDYTVQDSSEEVKSLGGVGAIGVDDLSRSMAQTYGTFPTTVISSKDAAKVFSYINSTRNPVATILATEVVTNFKPAPAIGFFSSRGPSGNQRNTLKPDISAPGVNILAAWNGNDTGPTPKGKPLFNIISGTSMSCPHISGVAATVKTKYPTWSPSMIRSAIMTTAFQINNLKEPITTDSGSYATPYDYGAGEVSTSGPLNPGLVYETTTTDYLNFLCYFGYNESTIQIIASTTAANFTCPQESSKDLTSNINYPSISVSNFTGKQTRTISRTVTNIAGEGQATYIATVDAPVALNVKVTPDKLKFTKTGERQTYQVIFSSDSSPSNGDMFGSITWTNGKIKVRSPFAVSSSSS, encoded by the exons ATGAGaaacctttttgttttcttcttatcGTCTTTTctactttttgtgctatttttcAAAGCCAATGAAGCATCTGCAGGAGACAAAGATGGTGTCTATATTGTTTACATGGGAGCTGCGGGTTCTGCAACAAGTGACAACCATGCTAAACTATTGAATTCTGTGTTAAGAAG GAAAGCGAATGCTGTAGTGTACAACTACAGACATGGAATCTCAGGCTTTGCAGCACGTTTATCAGCAGACGAAGCACATTTGCTAGCTCGAAAACCAGGAGTAGTATCAGTTTTTCCTGATCCTCTCTTGGAGCTGCACACAACTCGTTCATGGGATTTCTTGAAGTATCAAACTGATATAAAGATTGATTCAACCACCAGCTCGGACTCTAATTCTTCCTCGGACGACACCATCATTGGCTTTCTTGATACAG GAATTTGGCCGGAGTCAGAGAGTTTCAATGACAAGGAGATGGATCCAATTCCTTCGCGGTGGAAAGGAATCTGCATGGAAGGACCAGATTTCAATGCCTCAAACTGTAATAG GAAGATAATTGGGGCAAGATTCTACAATGACGCTAGTCGTACAACCATAAAATCCAACTCCGCGAGGGACCAAGTTGGGCATGGCACTCATGTAGCTGCTACTGCTGCAGGGAGAGAGGTTCAGTCCGTATCTTATTATGGCCTAGCAAAAGGCACCGCAAAAGGAGGTTCACCCGGATCAAGAATTGCTGTCTATCAAGTATGCGGTTCTGGATGCGCAGGCTCCAGCATATTAGCAGCATTTGATGATGCAATAGCTGATG CATTCCATGCTGTGGCGAATGGGATTACTGTGGTCTGCTCTGCAGGAAATGAGGGACCATCCTCAGGATCTGTTGTGAATGATGCACCCTGGATCTTGACCGTTGCTGCGTCTACCATTGACAGGGATTTTGAGTCTGATGTTGTCTTGGGTGACAAGACTGTACTTAAG GGTGAAGCCATAAACTTTGCTGACATTCAGAAATCTCCTGTGTACTCTATGATAGATGGCAAGGCAGCCAAGAAGGCTACGGCTTCTGACTCCGAAGCAAG GAACTGCTATCCGGGTTCCTTGAATAAAACTTTGGTGGAAGGTAAGATCGTTTTGTGTGAGAACGAAGAAAATGAGGATGATGATTACACAGTGCAAGACAGTAGCGAAGAAGTGAAGAGTCTGGGAGGAGTTGGTGCAATAGGGGTGGATGATCTGTCGAGATCCATGGCACAGACATATGGTACATTTCCAACGACAGTGATCAGCTCAAAAGATGCTGCCAAGGTCTTTTCATACATCAACTCAACAAG AAACCCCGTCGCAACAATCTTGGCAACTGAAGTGGTAACAAACTTTAAGCCAGCACCTGCAATTGGGTTCTTCTCATCTAGAGGTCCTTCCGGTAACCAGAGAAATACTCTCAAG CCTGACATCTCAGCACCGGGAGTCAACATACTTGCAGCATGGAATGGCAACGACACCGGACCAACTCCAAAGGGCAAACCGTTATTCAACATCATTTCTGGAACTTCTATGTCATGTCCACACATTTCTGGAGTTGCAGCCACAGTGAAAACTAAGTACCCCACATGGAGTCCTTCTATGATCAGATCAGCCATCATGACGACAG CATTTCAGATCAACAATCTTAAGGAACCAATAACCACGGATTCAGGTTCATATGCAACACCTTATGATTATGGTGCAGGGGAAGTAAGCACCAGTGGACCATTAAATCCTGGTCTGGTTTATGAGACAACCACCACTGACTATCTGAACTTCCTCTGTTATTTTGGATACAATGAGTCCACAATTCAGATAATTGCAAGCACCACTGCCGCTAACTTTACCTGCCCGCAAGAATCGAGCAAAGACTTGACCTCAAATATCAACTACCCATCAATatcagtttcaaatttcacaggAAAACAAACCAGGACCATTAGCAGAACCGTGACCAACATTGCTGGGGAAGGTCAAGCAACTTATATAGCAACTGTGGATGCACCTGTTGCACTAAACGTCAAAGTGACCCCAGACAAATTGAAGTTCACAAAGACTGGTGAAAGGCAGACTTACCAGGTCATCTTCTCTTCCGACTCCTCGCCCTCGAATGGAGACATGTTCGGATCAATTACATGGACTAATGGAAAGATTAAAGTCCGGAGTCCATTTGCTGTGAGCAGCAGTAGCAGTTGA
- the LOC120009456 gene encoding CO(2)-response secreted protease-like isoform X1, translated as MRNLFVFFLSSFLLFVLFFKANEASAGDKDGVYIVYMGAAGSATSDNHAKLLNSVLRRKANAVVYNYRHGISGFAARLSADEAHLLARKPGVVSVFPDPLLELHTTRSWDFLKYQTDIKIDSTTSSDSNSSSDDTIIGFLDTGIWPESESFNDKEMDPIPSRWKGICMEGPDFNASNCNRKIIGARFYNDASRTTIKSNSARDQVGHGTHVAATAAGREVQSVSYYGLAKGTAKGGSPGSRIAVYQVCGSGCAGSSILAAFDDAIADGVDILSLSLGSAIGTIEFKSDPIAIGAFHAVANGITVVCSAGNEGPSSGSVVNDAPWILTVAASTIDRDFESDVVLGDKTVLKGEAINFADIQKSPVYSMIDGKAAKKATASDSEARNCYPGSLNKTLVEGKIVLCENEENEDDDYTVQDSSEEVKSLGGVGAIGVDDLSRSMAQTYGTFPTTVISSKDAAKVFSYINSTRNPVATILATEVVTNFKPAPAIGFFSSRGPSGNQRNTLKPDISAPGVNILAAWNGNDTGPTPKGKPLFNIISGTSMSCPHISGVAATVKTKYPTWSPSMIRSAIMTTAFQINNLKEPITTDSGSYATPYDYGAGEVSTSGPLNPGLVYETTTTDYLNFLCYFGYNESTIQIIASTTAANFTCPQESSKDLTSNINYPSISVSNFTGKQTRTISRTVTNIAGEGQATYIATVDAPVALNVKVTPDKLKFTKTGERQTYQVIFSSDSSPSNGDMFGSITWTNGKIKVRSPFAVSSSSS; from the exons ATGAGaaacctttttgttttcttcttatcGTCTTTTctactttttgtgctatttttcAAAGCCAATGAAGCATCTGCAGGAGACAAAGATGGTGTCTATATTGTTTACATGGGAGCTGCGGGTTCTGCAACAAGTGACAACCATGCTAAACTATTGAATTCTGTGTTAAGAAG GAAAGCGAATGCTGTAGTGTACAACTACAGACATGGAATCTCAGGCTTTGCAGCACGTTTATCAGCAGACGAAGCACATTTGCTAGCTCGAAAACCAGGAGTAGTATCAGTTTTTCCTGATCCTCTCTTGGAGCTGCACACAACTCGTTCATGGGATTTCTTGAAGTATCAAACTGATATAAAGATTGATTCAACCACCAGCTCGGACTCTAATTCTTCCTCGGACGACACCATCATTGGCTTTCTTGATACAG GAATTTGGCCGGAGTCAGAGAGTTTCAATGACAAGGAGATGGATCCAATTCCTTCGCGGTGGAAAGGAATCTGCATGGAAGGACCAGATTTCAATGCCTCAAACTGTAATAG GAAGATAATTGGGGCAAGATTCTACAATGACGCTAGTCGTACAACCATAAAATCCAACTCCGCGAGGGACCAAGTTGGGCATGGCACTCATGTAGCTGCTACTGCTGCAGGGAGAGAGGTTCAGTCCGTATCTTATTATGGCCTAGCAAAAGGCACCGCAAAAGGAGGTTCACCCGGATCAAGAATTGCTGTCTATCAAGTATGCGGTTCTGGATGCGCAGGCTCCAGCATATTAGCAGCATTTGATGATGCAATAGCTGATGGTGTTGATATTCTCTCTTTGTCGCTTGGTTCAGCAATTGGAACAATCGAATTTAAATCTGATCCCATTGCCATTGGAGCATTCCATGCTGTGGCGAATGGGATTACTGTGGTCTGCTCTGCAGGAAATGAGGGACCATCCTCAGGATCTGTTGTGAATGATGCACCCTGGATCTTGACCGTTGCTGCGTCTACCATTGACAGGGATTTTGAGTCTGATGTTGTCTTGGGTGACAAGACTGTACTTAAG GGTGAAGCCATAAACTTTGCTGACATTCAGAAATCTCCTGTGTACTCTATGATAGATGGCAAGGCAGCCAAGAAGGCTACGGCTTCTGACTCCGAAGCAAG GAACTGCTATCCGGGTTCCTTGAATAAAACTTTGGTGGAAGGTAAGATCGTTTTGTGTGAGAACGAAGAAAATGAGGATGATGATTACACAGTGCAAGACAGTAGCGAAGAAGTGAAGAGTCTGGGAGGAGTTGGTGCAATAGGGGTGGATGATCTGTCGAGATCCATGGCACAGACATATGGTACATTTCCAACGACAGTGATCAGCTCAAAAGATGCTGCCAAGGTCTTTTCATACATCAACTCAACAAG AAACCCCGTCGCAACAATCTTGGCAACTGAAGTGGTAACAAACTTTAAGCCAGCACCTGCAATTGGGTTCTTCTCATCTAGAGGTCCTTCCGGTAACCAGAGAAATACTCTCAAG CCTGACATCTCAGCACCGGGAGTCAACATACTTGCAGCATGGAATGGCAACGACACCGGACCAACTCCAAAGGGCAAACCGTTATTCAACATCATTTCTGGAACTTCTATGTCATGTCCACACATTTCTGGAGTTGCAGCCACAGTGAAAACTAAGTACCCCACATGGAGTCCTTCTATGATCAGATCAGCCATCATGACGACAG CATTTCAGATCAACAATCTTAAGGAACCAATAACCACGGATTCAGGTTCATATGCAACACCTTATGATTATGGTGCAGGGGAAGTAAGCACCAGTGGACCATTAAATCCTGGTCTGGTTTATGAGACAACCACCACTGACTATCTGAACTTCCTCTGTTATTTTGGATACAATGAGTCCACAATTCAGATAATTGCAAGCACCACTGCCGCTAACTTTACCTGCCCGCAAGAATCGAGCAAAGACTTGACCTCAAATATCAACTACCCATCAATatcagtttcaaatttcacaggAAAACAAACCAGGACCATTAGCAGAACCGTGACCAACATTGCTGGGGAAGGTCAAGCAACTTATATAGCAACTGTGGATGCACCTGTTGCACTAAACGTCAAAGTGACCCCAGACAAATTGAAGTTCACAAAGACTGGTGAAAGGCAGACTTACCAGGTCATCTTCTCTTCCGACTCCTCGCCCTCGAATGGAGACATGTTCGGATCAATTACATGGACTAATGGAAAGATTAAAGTCCGGAGTCCATTTGCTGTGAGCAGCAGTAGCAGTTGA
- the LOC120008954 gene encoding GDSL esterase/lipase At5g42170-like isoform X2: MVDPLYWIGVARYLVSILNSFAYLVRFRCAYSSASKSMEGSLGFCSYQLFIVLRYKCRCNFPLYGKDFPGGVATGRWSNGKVPTDFIAEVLGVKDTVPASGDPGLKDQDLLTGSIPSIEAQLDTFKQYVVRLKGVVGEDRANQIISNSLALVSSGNNDIMFALPSQSSQLFNLFTYTDQMAVWASQFTKDLYDPQIWSVESRFL; this comes from the exons ATGGTGGATCCTCTCTATTGGATTGGAGTTGCGAGATACTTGGTCTCTATTCTCAACTCTTTTGCTTACTTGGTTCGATTTCGGTGCGCTTATTCTTCAGCGTCAAAATCGATGGAAGGAAGTTTGGGGTTTTGCAGCTATCAGTTGTTCATTGTGCTTCGGTACAAGTGCAG ATGCAATTTCCCTCTGTATGGAAAAGATTTCCCTGGAGGAGTAGCTACTGGAAGATGGAGCAATGGGAAAGTCCCCACTGACTTTATTG CTGAAGTTTTGGGAGTGAAAGATACTGTGCCAGCATCCGGTGATCCTGGACTGAAAGATCAAGATCTGTTGACAGGG TCAATTCCATCAATTGAGGCACAATTAGATACGTTCAAGCAATATGTGGTAAGACTAAAAGGGGTTGTTGGAGAAGACAGAGCAAACCAAATTATATCAAACAGCCTAGCTCTTGTATCATCAGGCAATAATGACATCATGTTCGCCTTGCCTAGTCAATCATCTCAGCTCTTCAACTTATTCACCTACACTGACCAAATGGCAGTGTGGGCTTCACAGTtcaccaag GATTTATATGATCCTCAGATCTGGAGTGTGGAGAGTCGCTTTCTTTAG
- the LOC120008954 gene encoding GDSL esterase/lipase At5g42170-like isoform X1, producing the protein MVDPLYWIGVARYLVSILNSFAYLVRFRCAYSSASKSMEGSLGFCSYQLFIVLRYKCRCNFPLYGKDFPGGVATGRWSNGKVPTDFIAEVLGVKDTVPASGDPGLKDQDLLTGVGFASGGSGLDPHTAAVQGGSIPSIEAQLDTFKQYVVRLKGVVGEDRANQIISNSLALVSSGNNDIMFALPSQSSQLFNLFTYTDQMAVWASQFTKDLYDPQIWSVESRFL; encoded by the exons ATGGTGGATCCTCTCTATTGGATTGGAGTTGCGAGATACTTGGTCTCTATTCTCAACTCTTTTGCTTACTTGGTTCGATTTCGGTGCGCTTATTCTTCAGCGTCAAAATCGATGGAAGGAAGTTTGGGGTTTTGCAGCTATCAGTTGTTCATTGTGCTTCGGTACAAGTGCAG ATGCAATTTCCCTCTGTATGGAAAAGATTTCCCTGGAGGAGTAGCTACTGGAAGATGGAGCAATGGGAAAGTCCCCACTGACTTTATTG CTGAAGTTTTGGGAGTGAAAGATACTGTGCCAGCATCCGGTGATCCTGGACTGAAAGATCAAGATCTGTTGACAGGGGTAGGGTTTGCTTCAGGTGGCTCTGGACTTGATCCTCATACTGCTGCTGTACAGGGGGgg TCAATTCCATCAATTGAGGCACAATTAGATACGTTCAAGCAATATGTGGTAAGACTAAAAGGGGTTGTTGGAGAAGACAGAGCAAACCAAATTATATCAAACAGCCTAGCTCTTGTATCATCAGGCAATAATGACATCATGTTCGCCTTGCCTAGTCAATCATCTCAGCTCTTCAACTTATTCACCTACACTGACCAAATGGCAGTGTGGGCTTCACAGTtcaccaag GATTTATATGATCCTCAGATCTGGAGTGTGGAGAGTCGCTTTCTTTAG